In bacterium, the sequence AATTGATGATTATATCCCATTTGGTCCTTATCTTGGTCTGGGTGCAGTTATAAGTTTGTTTTTTAAAGGGCATGATTTTCTTGGATTCTTTATAAATTAAAAAAATGAGTTATCCAAGTTTTGAAATTGTAAAGGAGTTTTTTACAATATTTGATTTCTTCATTATTGAAAAAGAAGATGTTATTTTTGTGAAAAATTTAAGGGTTGAAAAAGAAGATATTAAAAACTTTATTTTAAAAAAAGAAGATATTTCAAAAATAGAGCAGGCAATTGTAAAACCAATCGCATGGCATACTCAAAAATTTACTCCTTCTGTTTTAAATAAATTTCCTGAAATATTTGATTTTTTTAAACCCGATTTTTTAAAAGATGAAAATTTCAGAAAAATACTTGTAATTCCTGGCTTACCTTCAACTGAGAATTTAAAAAAGAAAAGTATAGAAATAATAAATGACAAAGGAATAGACAATATTATTCTTTTTCCAACTGTAATTTCATCTCTTGTGGAAAAAATAAATTCAAGAAAAGTTTATTTATCATTTACAAATGAGATATTAAGAATTTTAAAGTTTTATGATTTCTTTTCAGAAACAATGGAACTACCTTTCAAGAAGAAATGAAAATAACCTTAAATACATCACTTTTAGAAATACCCTCAGTTGGAGAAAAAAAATATAAACTATTTAAAAAATTAAATATTTTTACAGTTGAGGACTTACTTTTTTATTTCCCAAGAAAATATATTGATTTAAGAAACATTAAAAAAATATATCAAATTCAACCCGGTGATATTGTAACTATAAAAGGAAATGTTATTGCAGTAGAAGAAAAAAGGAGATGGGGAAGAATACCTTATCTAAAAGTTGCTATTAGTGATGGAACTGGTATTTTATATCTTGTTTTTTTCAATCAGACATATTTAAAGAATATATTTAAGGCAGGAGAAAAATTTTTTATATATGGTGGAGTTGAGAAATTTAATAACCAGTTGGAAATTGTTTCACCCTTTTATGAAAAAGAAGAAAATGGAAAAATTGACTATATTTTACCTGTTTATCCTCTTACAGAAGGGTTGTCACAGCGATATTTAAGGAAAATTTTAAAATTTTTATTGGAAAATCTATTGGAATATCCACCTGAATTTTTACCAATTTATGAAAGGCAAAAATATGGTTTTTCAAATATAAAACATGCTCTTAAAAATATACATTTCCCTTTTTCTGAAATAAACCTTCAAAAAAGCAGGAGTTATTTAATTTTTAGAGAATTTTTCATCTTACAATTAAATTTATTATGGAAGAAAAATATTGAACAGAATATTATAAAAGAAAAACTTCCTGATATAAAAATAGATGAAAAAATAATAGATATTTTTCAGGCAAAAATTCCTTTTAAACTTACAAAAGGGCAAATAGATGTTATTGGGGATATTATAAATGATTTAAAAAAGGAAAAACTTATAAGAAGGTTAATACATGGTGAAGTTGGTTCAGGTAAAACTGTAATTGCAATTTTTGCCTTATGGTTTTTTGCTCGTTCAGGATATCAGGCAATTTTACTTGCTCCCACAGAAATTCTTGCTGAACAACATTATCTTAACTGGCAGGAATTTTTTTTAATGCAGGACATAAATGTTTCACTTCTTGTGGGGCAGTTATCAGAAAAAGAAAAAGAAGAAATGAGAGAGAAAATAAAGAGTGG encodes:
- the recG gene encoding ATP-dependent DNA helicase RecG; the protein is MKITLNTSLLEIPSVGEKKYKLFKKLNIFTVEDLLFYFPRKYIDLRNIKKIYQIQPGDIVTIKGNVIAVEEKRRWGRIPYLKVAISDGTGILYLVFFNQTYLKNIFKAGEKFFIYGGVEKFNNQLEIVSPFYEKEENGKIDYILPVYPLTEGLSQRYLRKILKFLLENLLEYPPEFLPIYERQKYGFSNIKHALKNIHFPFSEINLQKSRSYLIFREFFILQLNLLWKKNIEQNIIKEKLPDIKIDEKIIDIFQAKIPFKLTKGQIDVIGDIINDLKKEKLIRRLIHGEVGSGKTVIAIFALWFFARSGYQAILLAPTEILAEQHYLNWQEFFLMQDINVSLLVGQLSEKEKEEMREKIKSGEIQVVIGTHALLSEKVEFKNLRMVVIDEQHKFGVEQREILKQKGEVVHHIVMSATPIPRSVALTIYGDMDFSTLGDLPKGRRDVITYLFHEKEKNKIYSFIEYQNKKREKGFIITPSIKENEDIKSAEEEYEKIRNILPDVKVGLIHGKLSQEEKEKTMQMFRNGQLQLLVATTVVESGIDVPEASFIIVEQAERFGLAQLHQLRGRVGRSGNTGYCFLVVYTDNKEIIERIESFIEAESGFEIAEIDLKLRGPGDLLGTRQHGILPLKIGDIMKDMELLKIARKKVEEILSDDPKLEKEKNKIIRTFINV